A single Branchiostoma floridae strain S238N-H82 chromosome 11, Bfl_VNyyK, whole genome shotgun sequence DNA region contains:
- the LOC118426116 gene encoding 3 beta-hydroxysteroid dehydrogenase/Delta 5-->4-isomerase-like — MTNRRKKRTCRKYDVSKTNAVNLLDQERSPVTPIVNIVGDVRDEQALSEACRGVDVIIHTAAVIDVTGRVPDQVMWDVNVKGTETLLRCCEKVGVPFLVFTSSVEVCGPNSSGDPVRDGTEDTPYNHTGHRFTYSRTKAEGETLVLSHNGLVLSSGVTLHTCVLRPMYIYGEGGPVGVFPDWRYADSHDGKLPRISARGPKVRPVYVGNVAWAHVLAAREIRRRPDAVGGQTYFVSDDTPVNDYSSFHAELLSPMGYTIDDNTLIPLRVWYAMAFVLEMMQWLLKPVLAFRPPITRGILQLYNTAFYFRYDKARKDLGYQPLFDWEEAKERTTRWLRNYEKEW, encoded by the exons ATGACGAAT CGGAGAAAGAAGAGGACGTGTCGGAAATACGATGTGTCGAAGACAAACGCAGTCAACCTCTTgg ATCAAGAAAGAAGCCCTGTAACTCCCATCGTCAACATTGTTGGTGACGTCAGGGACGAGCAGGCCCTGTCGGAGGCATGCAGGGGCGTTGACGTCATCATCCACACAGCAGCTGTCATCGACGTCACAGGGCGTGTCCCCGATCAGGTCATGTGGGACGTCAACGTAAAAG GAACTGAAACATTGCTGCGATGCTGTGAGAAAGTGGGCGTGCCTTTCCTGGTCTTCACCAGCAGCGTCGAAGTCTGTGGACCCAACAGTAGCGGTGACCCGGTCAGGGATGGAACCGAGGACACTCCGTACAACCACACAG GTCACCGTTTCACCTACAGCCGTACAAAGGCCGAGGGAGAGACGCTGGTCCTCTCTCACAACGGTCTGGTCCTGTCGTCAGGCGTCACTCTGCACACATGCGTCCTCAGGCCCATGTATATCTACGGGGAGGGCGGACCGGTGGGAGTGTTCCCAGACTGGCGGTACGCTGACAGCCACGACGGGAAGCTTCCTCGCATTTCGGCCAGGGGACCGAAGGTCCGACCGGTGTACGTTGGCAACGTGGCCTGGGCCCACGTCCTGGCCGCCCGAGAGATCCGACGCCGGCCCGACGCGGTCGGAGGGCAGACATACTTCGTCAGCGACGACACGCCCGTCAACGACTACTCCTCCTTCCATGCCGAGCTGCTCTCTCCTATGGGGTACACCATTGACGACAATACCCTGATCCCCTTACGTGTATGGTACGCAATGGCTTTCGTGCTAGAAATGATGCAGTGGCTATTGAAGCCAGTTTTAGCGTTCCGTCCGCCTATAACTCGGGGCATACTGCAGCTGTATAACACTGCGTTTTACTTCAGATACGACAAGGCGCGAAAGGACCTTGGATACCAGCCACTGTTCGACTGGGAAGAAGCGAAGGAAAGAACAACTAGATGGTTAAGAAACTACGAGAAAGAATGGTGA